A portion of the Meriones unguiculatus strain TT.TT164.6M chromosome 14, Bangor_MerUng_6.1, whole genome shotgun sequence genome contains these proteins:
- the LOC110565299 gene encoding olfactory receptor 2AG1-like encodes MEFGNSTLGSGFILVGILDDSGSPELLCATITALYMLALISNGLLLLVITVDARLHVPMYLLLGQLSLMDLLLTSVITPKAVMDFLLKDNTISFGGCALQMFLELVLGSAEDLLLAFMAYDRYVAICHPLNYMILMRPSVCWFMVATTWILASVTALLFTIFTLQYPFCKSRQIRHLFCEIPPLLKLACADTSTYELMVYLAGVTVLILPLAVILISYARILLTVLHMSSNEGRKKALVTCSSHLTVVGMWYGGASFMYVLPSQFHSPKQDNILSIFYTIVTPALNPLIYSLRNKEVTGALRRILGKRLLPTQSTF; translated from the coding sequence ATGGAGTTTGGGAACTCGACCTTGGGAAGCGGCTTCATCTTGGTGGGGATTCTAGATGACAGTGGCTCTCCTGAACTGCTCTGTGCTACTATCACAGCCCTGTACATGTTGGCTCTGATCAGCAATGGACTGCTGCTCCTGGTCATCACTGTGGATGCCCGGCTCCATGTGCCCATGTACCTCCTACTTGGACAGCTCTCTCTCATGGACCTACTCCTTACATCAGTTATCACTCCCAAAGCTGTCATGGATTTTCTACTCAAAGATAACACCATCTCTTTCGGAGGTTGTGCCCTTCAGATGTTTCTAGAACTGGTACTGGGTAGTGCAGAGGACCTCCTTTTGGCCTTCATGGCTTATGACAGGTATGTAGCCATTTGTCATCCTCTGAACTACATGATCCTCATGAGGCCAAGTGTTTGCTGGTTCATGGTAGCCACAACATGGATCCTGGCTTCAGTGACGGCCCTTCTCTTTACTATCTTCACTTTGCAGTATCCCTTCTGTAAATCTAGGCAGATCAGACACCTGTTCTGTGAGATCCCTCCCTTGCTAAAGCTGGCCTGTGCAGACACCTCCACATATGAGCTCATGGTTTATTTGGCAGGTGTCACTGTCTTGATTCTACCTCTTGCTGTTATCCTGATCTCCTATGCACGAATTCTGCTCACTGTACTCCACATGTCTTCAAATGAGGGCAGGAAGAAAGCCCTGGTCACCTGCTCTTCTCACCTGACTGTGGTTGGGATGTGGTATGGAGGTGCTTCCTTCATGTATGTCCTTCCCAGTCAATTCCACAGTCCCAAGCAAGACAATATCCTCTCCATTTTCTATACTATTGTCACCCCGGCTCTGAATCCCCTCATCTATAGCCTGAGGAACAAGGAAGTCACTGGGGCCTTAAGGAGGATTCTTGGAAAACGGTTGCTGCCAACACAATCCACTTTCTAG